The nucleotide window ACGGCCGCTTCTTCTTCTCTTCTTCGTCGCGCTTGCGCTTCTCCTCTTCGTCGCGCTTGCGCTTGGCCTCCGCGTCGGCCTCCTCCTGCTTGCGGCGCTCCTCCAGCTCACGGCGCTGGCGCTCGACCTCCTCGCGGCGCTTCTTGAGCTCCTCCTCGCGCTGGGCGGCGTCCTCGTCGCGCGAGCGCTTCGTGTCGCGCGCGGGGGGCGGCGCCGGAGCCGGCTCGGTGGCCTGGGGCGCGGGCGTCGTCTTGGCCGGCGCGGGCGTCGTCGTCTTCGACGGGGGCGGAGGCATGGGGAGCGGCTCGCTCACCTGCTTCGTCCCCTTGGGCGGAGGCGGCATGTCCAGGGACTCGCTCTTGGCGGGCGCGGCCTTGGAAGGCGGAGGCGTGGCGCGCGAGCGGGAGGGCGTGGCCGAGGCCTTGGAAGGGGAAGAGGAGGAGGAGCCGCCGCCACCGCCAGCGAAGGCGAAGTAGCTGCCCAGACCCGCGGAGACCAGGCCCGTCACCAGGCCGATGTCGGCCACCAGCGCGTACGTCTTGCCGGTGTCCTTGAAGTCCTTGGCGCGGGGGCTCGTCTGGGGCGCGCGGCGGAAGTCATCCTCCTTCGAGGACGCCTCCATGCCGAAGTAGATGCCGCCCGCCAGCAGCGCGACACCCGTGGCCATCAGTACGTAGCCCATCGTCTTGCGGTTGCTGCCGCCGCCGCTCGAGAAGTGCGTCACGGGCTTGTTGCCCGCGAGCCTGGCCGTGTCCGCGCCCACCAGCGAGGACAGGAACGTGTCGGAGCCCGTCGCCATGGCCTCGCCCACGGGCACCGAGCCCACGGCGTAGCCCAGGTTGTGTCCGTCCGTGACGTCCAGCCGCAGGCCCGTCACCTGCACGGGCGCGGTGCCCGTGCCGCCCTGGACCAGCAGCGCCAGCACCTGGGACACACCGGCCAGCGCACCCAGCTCACGCAGCGCCACGTCGCGCTCGGCGCCGTCGGGCTTGCGCACGATGCGCTCGGTGATGGCCTGCAGCGCGCGCTGCGAGGCCGAGGGCGTCAACGTGAGCGCCGTCTCCCCCTCGCGGGCGCGGCGCTGCTCGAGCTCGTAGCCCGGCGCCATCACCGTCACGAAGTGGTCCGCCGCCGTCAGGCCCGAGAGCGACACGGGCGACACGCCGCGGAACTGGCCGTCCACGTACACCTGCGCGGGCACGGGCTCGGTGCGCACCGTCAGCGCGACGGTGGAGCCGGCGAGCGCCGCCTTGCGCTCCTTGTCCACGAAGGCCATCTCGTCGGGCGGGAAGAAGTTGGACGAGAACTGCGCCCGCGGGTCCACCGCGAGCACCGCGCGAATCTCCAACTGCGCGGCGGCGTTCTCGCCGTTGGCCACCTGCGAGGCGGCCTTCATCACCCGGGCGCGGACGAAGTCGCCGAAGCCGCGCGACAGGTCTCCGGCCTCGAACGCCTTGGCGGCCACGTCGAAGCGCTCCAGCGCCTTCTGCGTGTCCAGCTCGTCATACGCCGCCTGGCCGTCCTTCATGGCCTGGGCGCCCTCGGCGGCCTTCGCCTCGCGCTCGGCCCTGCCCTGCGCGTCCAGCGCCTCCGACAGGCGCACCAGCTCCAGCCGGCCCGAGCGCGCCACGGACTGCTCGGCCCAGTACGCCAGCCGCGCCGCCTCCGTGCGCGCCGTGGCATCGAGCGGGATGGCCACCACCGTCACGGAGGACGGAGCGGCGGAGGGGACTGCTCGGGGCGTCAGCCTCAGGGGGAGGCTCGACTGCGCGGCGGCGGGGCCCACGGCCAGCATGCCCACCAACCACCCGCTGAGGGCCGCGTGCATCGCGCGATTGCTCGAAGGTCGCATCACTCGTTCACCTTTGTCCGCCCGCCATCAAACGGAGGTCGCGGCGAAAAGCAAGGGGGAAGCAGTGTCTTCAGCGACCCTCGGCGCGCGCTGGAGGCCGCCCACCGGGGGCCGACAGCCCGTTGAGGTACTCGAGCGCGACCTTCAACGGCGGGTCCTTCAGCTGCGCGGCGACGTCCCAAGGCACCAGGTTCTCCGGAGGGCCCTTGAGCGTCGACGCCTGGGACACGGCCTCGTCCGAGCCCTCCGCGCGGAAGTGACGCTGCAGGTCCTTCTCGCGCGGCGCCTCGCGCCCGGGCTTTCCACCCGCCTCGTCCGGGACCACGTAGTCGGGGGTGATGCCGCGCTCCTGGATGCTGCGGCCCTTCGGTGTGTAGTAGCGAGCAATCGTCAGCTTCAGGCCGGAGCCATCCTCCAGCTCGATGACCGTCTGCACGCTGCCCTTGCCGAACGTCGGCGTGCCGATGAGCGTGGCGCGGCCGTGGTCCTGGAGCGCGCCGGCGACGATTTCCGACGCGGACGCGCTGCCCGCGTTGACCAGCACGACGACGGGGTAGTTCTTCTCCGTGTCGCGCTCCTTGCTGCGCTCCTCGGTGGAGTTGCGCCCGTCGCGCCCGCGGGTGGAGACGATGGGCAGGTTGCCCGGCAGGAAGCGGTCACTCACCGCCACCGCCTGGTCCAGCAGGCCCCCGGGGTTGTTGCGCAGGTCCAGCACCAGCCCGCGCAGCTCCTTGCCGCCGTTGAGGCCACGCAGCCGGTCCAGCTCCTTGCGCAGGTACTGGTCCGTGCGCTCCTGGAAGTTCTTCACCTTGACGTGGCCGATGCCGCCGTAGAGCGCGCCCTCCACGGAGACGATGCGGATGTGGTCCCGGATGATGGCGATTTCGCGCGGCGCGGTGAACCCCTGGCGCTGGATGGTGAGCAGGACGCGGCCACCCGCGGGCCCGCGCATCTTCTGCATCGCGCGCCCCACGTCCATGCCCCGCGTGCTCTCACCGTCGATGCCCACCAGCTCGTCGCCCGCCTTGAGTCCCGCGCGCGCCGCTGGCGTGTCGTCGATGGGCGCGACGACGACGATGCGGTCGTTCTTGCGCGCGATTTCGATGCCCAGCCCGCCCCACTCGCCCGAGGTGTCGATCTTCATCTCCCGGAACACGTCGGGCGGCATGAAGACGGTGTGCGGGTCCAGCGTGTCGAGCATCCCCTGGATGGCGCCGTACACGAGCCGCTCCCGGTCCGGCGGCTCCACGTAGTTGTTCTCCACGTAGGAGAGCACGCGCGCGAAGGTCTCCAGCTGGCGATAGGTGGCGTCGTCCTTCTCCGCCCGCTCCGCCTTCCCCGGAGGTCTGCTCCCGCCCGCGTCCTTCTTCTCCTGGGCGGCCGAGGGCCCGGACACGAGGAGGAGCGCGGCGAGCGCCGCGCGCCATGGCTGGGAGAGACGCGTCACGACGGTACGTCCTTTCGCGGAAGACAGCTCGAAGGGCGTCCCAGTCTATACCCGGCCCTCAGAGGCCTGACGCATCCGCGAAGCGCACCAGGTGCGACACCAGCTCGTCCGGACGCTCCATCTGCGGCACGTGGCCGAAGCCCTGCACCACCTTCACCTGCGCGTGCGCCGGCAGGTGGGAGCGGAACCAGTCCAGCGAGCGCGAGGGCAACAGTCGCTCGCTGCCACCCCACAGGAACAGCACCGGCATGGACAGCTTGCCCACCGCCTCCGGCGAGAGGCTCAGCCGCGACTCGAGTGCCTCGGCGGTGAGGGCCTTCACCGTGGGCGTGTCGTAGAAGCGCCGCAGCTCGGTGGCCAGCAGCAGCGCCGGCAGCGGGGCCTGATGGAACAGGCGACGGGTGAAGGCGCGCGCCTCCGCGGGCGTGCCCAACTTGAACGCGTTGAGCAGCGCGGTGCTCTCCTCCACTGGCAGTTCCGCGCCCGCCGGAGCCACCAGCGCCAGCGCGCGCACCCACTGGGGAGACTCGGCCGCCAGGTTCACCGACATGGCCCCGCCCAGCGAGTTGCCCACCACGTACGCGGGCGCCTTCACCTCCTGCTCGACGAAGGCGCGCAGCACCTCGAACTGGTTGCGCACGCACACCTGGCCGCCGCAGTACTGCACGGAGAAGCCGTGGCCTGGCAGGTCCGGCGCCACCACGCGCGAGAAGCGCTTCGACAGGCCGAAGAACGTGCGGCCGAAGCCGTTCGCCGAGCCGCCCAGCCCGTGCACCAGCACCACCGGCGGCCCCTTCCCCTGCCCCTTCAGCGAGTAGAAGTGCACCGACTGTCCGCCGACATCGACTGTCGAGGACTGGACACCCCGGGCCACCAGCACCCGTCGCATCACCTTCTGCATTCCGCCCATGAGGTCCATGCGCCTGCTCGCTCCTCTCGTGCTGAAATCCCTTCACCCAGGATAACAAGCCCGCCCGAAACGTGCCGCAATGCGTCAGGGCGTGGGGGTCAGCCAGGGTGCCGGGTCGACGGCCTGCCCCGCCTTGCGGACCTCGAAGTAGAGGTACGAGCCCTTGAGCGAGCCGGTGTCTCCCACCTCGCCCACCAGCTCTCCCGCGACGACGGGGGCGCCCACCTCCGGGGTAACGGAGGACAGGTGGGCCATGAGCGTGTGGTAGCCGTCCCCGTGGTCGAGGATGAGCAGGTTGCCGTAGCCCCGCAGGGAGCCGGCGTACACGACGGTGCCGTCGGCCACGGCGATGACGGGCGTGCCGGAGGCGGCGCGGATGTCGAGCCCCTTCTGCACGGTGATGGTGTTGAAGCGCGGGTTGACGACCTTGCCGAAGCCCACCTCGACGATGCCGCGCGTGGGTGAGGGCAGCTTGCCCTTGAGCGCGCCGAAGCCGTGCGTGGCGGGCGCCTCCTTCAGCTCGCGCACCACCTGGGCCAGCTCCGCGTCCGCCTGCTCCAGCTCCTTCACCGCGCGGCGCGCCAGCTCCGCTTCACCGGCGAGCGAGCCCACCACCTCCTCGAGCGCCTCGTGCTGCGCGCGCGCCAGCCGCTCCTGCTCCTGGAGGAACGTCACCCGCGTGGCGAGCGAGGTCTGCAGCCGCTTCAGCTCCAGCGTGGACTGGCGCTGCAGGTGGGCCACGCGCTGCACGCCGCGAAGCAGGTCCAGGTCTCCGGCCATGCTCGCCTCCAACGCGCGGGCGCGCCACACCAGCGCGGAGAAGTCCTCCGCGGACAGGAGCACCTCCAGCGGGCGGCGGCGCATGACGCGGTAGAGGGTGCGCAGCCGGGGAGACAGGCGGCGCAGTTGCACGCGCAGGGCCTCGCGCAGCAGCACCTCCTCGCGCTCGGCCAGGATGACGCGCTTGCGGAACACGGACAGGTCCGCCTCCAGCGCGCGCACGCGGCGGCGCGAGAAGGCGACCATCTCCTCCATCAGCTCCAGGCCCTCGAGCACGGTGAGCTTCTTGGCCTCCACCAGCGCCAGCGTCGCGCGCTGCGCGGCCAGCTTCTCGCGCAGGGCGGACTGCTCCGCCTCCTCCAGCTTCTGCGCTCGCGCGGGGAGGCCGAGGAGCACCAGGCCGACAGCGAGGACGAGGACGCGGCTCATACGCGCAGGAAGCGGCCCACCGCGACGAAGCTGCCGCCCAGGCCCAGGCCACAGCCCGCGCCCACCAGCTCCAGCACCAGGCGCGGCTCCACCCACGGCGCCGCCACGCCCGGCCCCAGGAGGAAGGCGAACAGCGAGCCCAGCGTGGGCCCCACCAGCTTGCCGAAGGCCCACAGCCCCAACAACGCCACGCCCGCGCCGAGCAACCCCTGCAGCAGGCCCTCCAGCAGGAAGGGCGCCTTGACGAAGCGGTCCGTGGCGCCCACCAGCTTCTGGATTTCAATCTCCTCGCGCCGCGAATAGATGGCGAGCTGGAGCGTGGCCGCGACGATGACGACGGTGGCGCCCAGCACCACCACGAAGGCCACCATCGCGCCGAAGCTCAGCGCCCGCGCAATCGCCGTGAGCCGCTCCACGGCCTGCTCGCCGTAGTCCACGCCGGACACGCCGGGCAGCTCGCGCAGCTGTTTCGCCAGGGCCTGGAGCGCCTCGGGCGTGCGCTGCGCGGGCGGCACGCGCAGCTCCAGCGCCGCGGGCAGCGGGTTCTCCGGCAGCTCCGACAGGGCCTCGCCCAAGTCACCCAGCTCGGTGCGCAGCCTCGCCAGCGCCGCGTCCGGCGGCACCAACGTCACCTGTCCCTGGCTGAGCGCCTCCACGCGGGCGCGCACGCCATGCGCCTCGTCCTGGCCCAGCTCCGGCGCCAGGTACACCGTCACCTCCACCTCGCCGCCCAGGGAGGCCAGGAGGTTGTCGAGCACCCGGGCGCCGCCGCGCGCCAGCCCCGCGGAGAACAGGGCAATCGCGATGGTCGTCACGGCGATGAAGTGCACGAAGGGCGAGTGCTTGAGCCCCACCGCCGCCGAGCGCCAGAAGTACCGCGTCTTCGCCAGCGCGCTCATACCACCATCCGCCGCGCCGCCTTGACGCCGTCCTCGTCGGAGACGATCTGCCCGCGCTCCAGGCGCACCGTGCGCTTCTGGTAGCGCGCCAGCAGCGTGGCGTCGTGCGTGGCCACCACCACCGTGGTGCCCCGGATGTTCACCTGCGTGAGCAGGTCCATGATTTCGACGGTGAGCGCCGGGTCCAGGTTGCCGGTGGGCTCGTCCGCCAGGAGGATGGTCGGGTCATTCACGAGCGCGCGCGCGATGACCACGCGCTGCTGCTCTCCACCCGACAGGCGCAGGGGGAACGAGTCCGCCTTGTGCTCCAGCCCCACCAGCTTGAGCATCCGCCGCACCTTGTCGCGAGCCAGCGCGCGCGGCACGCCCAGCACGTCCAGCGTGAAGGACACGTTGTCCTCCACGGTGCGGTGCGGCAGCAGCTTGAAGTCCTGGAACACCACGCCGATGTTGCGGCGCAGGTAGGGCACGGCGGACTCGCGGATGCGGGCGATGTTGCGGCCGCCCACCAGAATCTGGCCCTTGGTGGCCTTCTCCGCGCAGAAGATGAGCTTGAGCAGCGTCGTCTAGCCCGCGCCCGAGGGGCCCGTGAGGAAGACGAACTCGCCCTTCTCCACGCTGAGGTTGATGTCCGAGAGCACCGGCGGATCGCCGGGATACGCCTTGTAGACGTGGAAGAATTGAATCATGGCGCGTCGCGGGAGGACGCCAACGTACCACGGCCGGGCGCGGGCGACCCACGCACGCCCGGCGGGAGGACGGGCTTTCCCCTCCCACCCCCGGCACCACCTGTGCGACGGTCCCACGCCATATGAGCGAAGAGCCGGCCACGCGCCGCGCGACGACGGGACAGTGGGTGGGACGTTTCGCGGGGCCCCTGGCCGCCGCCCTCATCTACGGGGTTCCCTCCGGTCTGCACACCCTGCCCGGCCTGGACCACCGCCCCGCCGCCGCCGCCGCCGTGGCCGCGTGGATGGCCCTGTGGTGGTTCACCGAGGCCGTCCCCATGGCCTGGACCGCCGTGCTCCCGGTGGTGCTCTTCCCGCTGCTGGGCGTGTTCGACACGGACAGCGTGGCCGTGGCCGCGGGCCGCTCCGTGCTGCCCTTCCTGGACCCGTACATCTTCCTCTTCATGGGCGGCATGGCGCTGGGCGCGGGCATGGAGCAGTGGGGCCTGCACCGCCGAATCGCCCTGCTCATCATGCGCGCGGTGGGCACCGGCCCCCAGCGGCTCTTGTTCGGCATGCTCGCGGCCACCGCCGCCGTGTCGCTCTGGATTTCCAACACCGCCACCGCGGTGATGATGGTGCCCATCGGCATGGCGCTGCTCACCCAGCTGCGCGCGTCGGAGGGCCGCCCGCTGGAGCACTTCGGCGCGGCGCTGATGCTCGCGGTGGCCTACGGCTCCAACATCGGCGGCATCGGCACCAAGATTGGCAGCCCCACCAACTCCGTCTTCGCCGGCGTGGTGTCGCGGCGGCTGGGCACGGACGTGGGCTTCGTCGAGTACATGGTCGCCGCCCTCCCCTTCGTCATCCTCTTCCTGCCAGTGACGTGGGCGGTGCTGTGGAGATGGGCCCGGAAGGACCGGATGGGCCCGGGCCAGGGCGGAGACGTCATCGCCCGGGAGCTCGCGCAGCTGGGCCCCATGTCGCGCGGGGAGCGCACCGTGGGCGTCGTCTTCCTCGTGGCCGCGGTGCTGTGGATTTTCGGAGACCCGCTGCGCGCGCTGCTCGCGCCGGGAGTGGCCCGCGCCTTCGACGGCTTCAAGCTGGGCGGCAAGCACTACGAGGCCGCGGTGGCCCTCGTGGGCGCCGTGACGCTGCTGGTGCTGGGACGGCTGTCAGTGGCCGCGCTGCGGCGGGTGCCCTGGGACACGCTGCTCCTGCTCGGCGGAGGCTTCGCGCTGGCGGCGGGAATCGAGGCCAGCGGGCTCGCCTCGTGGATGACCTCGCGCCTGTCGGGGCTGGAGTCACTGCCGGGGCTCGTCCAGTACGGCACGGTGGCCAGCGCCACCATCCTGCTGTCGGCCATCGCCTCCAACACCGCCACCACGAACGTCATGCTGAACGTGCTGCCCGCCTCACGGTCCTTGTTGGCGGTGAGCACCTTCGCGGCCTCGTGCGACTTCGCCCTGCCCGCGGGCACGCCGCCCAACGCCATCGTCTTCGGCAGCGGCGTGGTGCGCCTGCCGGTGATGATGCGCACGGGCGTCCTGCTGGACGTCCTCGCCGCGCTGCTGCTCACGGTCTACGGCGTCACCTGGGTGCGGTGGGTGCTGCCCTAGCGAGGCGGGAGGAGGTGTCGACTGGAGGACAGTCGACGCGCCCGGGGCAGCGAGGCCACCGGGGCGACGGACGGCGGGGGGCTACTGCTCGCCCTCTCCCGCCAGGTAGCTGAGGATGACCTCGTCGAGGCTCTTCTCGGAGATGAGGTCCTCGCCGAAGAGGGTCTCCACGCCGACCTCGTTGATCTTCGGCTTCTCCTTGAGGGCCCGAGCGGCGGCGACCTCCGGAGGCAACACGGGCGCGACCGGCGCGACGGGCACCACCACCGGCTTGGGGGCCATCGGCTGGCCCGTCTGCAGCTTCGCCTGGGCCTGGTCGGCCTCGGAGGCGAGCTGGCCGGGCTGGTACGACCGGACGGCGGACTCGTAGTTGTCGTACACGCCGTTGATGAGGTTTCGCAGCATCTCCTTGTGCTGCTCCTCCATCAACTCGCGGACGACCTCCGCCAGGCTCTCCGCGTTGAGGATGTCCGAGTAGGACGTCTTCTTCGACGCGAGGATGTTCCCGCCCACGAACAGGTGGGTGATGATGTGGGGATTGTTGACGCCCGAGTCCTCGGTCTGGACGTGGTAGACCTTCCCCTTGTGCTTGATGTTGTGGTTGAAGCCGGTGACGGCCTTCTCGAAGGTTTTCGTCATTGCCGAGTGGGCGGACCGTACCAGCCGCTTCCCCACGTCGCAAGGTAAGCCTCGCCCCCGCATGTCCGTCCGGCGCGCCTGCCCGCCGGGCATGACGCAAAACCCGCGGCGGGAGCCCGCCTGCCTTGCGACCCGCCCTTCGAGTGCGCCCGGGACCGCGGTCCGTTGAAAAGCCGAAAGCGGCTGGGGTACGTACAGGCTATGGGTGTGGTGCTCCACGACACCCCCGGCCCAGGGACGCCACGGATGAAGAAGACGAACGAGATCAAGAACAAGGTCCGCCTGCAGGACGCCCAGGTCCTGGCCGAGGGCTACTCCCCCGCCATCCGCGCCATGGAGATTGGCGCCATCGTCAGCTTCGTGGCGCTGGAGCTCCTCCTCGTCTACCGGCTCTACAACAACCCGCACGGTGGACCGTGGCTCTTGCTCAGCGCGGTGCTGCTGGGCTACCTGGCCGCGGACTTCGTCTCCGGCTTCGTGCACTGGATGGGGGACACGTGGGGCTCCACGGAGATGCCCATCCTCGGCAAGGCGCTCATCCGCCCCTTCCGCGAGCACCACGTCGACGAGAAGGCCATCACCCGCCACGACTTCGTGGAGACCAACGGCAACAACTGCCTCATCTCGCTGCCGGTGGCCGTGGCCGCGGTGAGCATGCCGCTGTCCAGCTCCGGCTGGGTGTTCGTGTCCAGCTTCCTGGGCGCGATGATCTTCTGGGTGATGGCGACCAACCAGTTCCACAAGTGGTCGCACATGGACGCGCCGCCGGCCCTCATCGGCTTCCTGCAGCGCATCCACCTCATCCTGCCGCCGGCCCACCACCAGATCCACCACACGGCGCCCTTCAACAAGTACTACTGCATCACCGTGGGCTGGCTGAACTGGCCGCTCAACCTGGTGTCCTTCTTCCCGCTGATGGAGCGGCTCATCACCCGCGTCACCGGGCTGGTGCCGCGCGAGGACGACATCGGTGACGAGGCCGCCCGCGCGCTCGTGGAGGCCGAGGGCGCCGCCGAGCCCCCCGTCGTGCAGGCCGCCAAGGAGCTGCTCACCAAGGCCACCACGACGGAGGAGGCCGCGCCCGCCACCGTCACCACCCGCCCCTCCGCCTGAGCGACCTGGGCCCGGGGCCAACCCGGGCCGTCAGAACTTCAGGTCCACCTGCTCGGCGTGGGTGATGGGGCGGCCCAGGAAGCGCGCCCCCACCTCCATGAAGCGCTCGGGCACGTCGGTGACGAAGTAGTCGTGAGAAGGCGGCTTCTCCCCCGTCGTGGGTGCCAGGAGCCCCTTCTCTTCCAGCAGCGCCGCGACGGCCTCCGCGGTGGCCTCCGCCGAGTCCACCAGCGCGACGTCCGGGCCCACCACCTCCGCGATGACGCCCTTGAGCAGCGGATAGTGCGTGCAGCCCAGCACGAGCGTGTCCACGCCGTCCCGGGCGAAGTCCCCCAGGTACTCGCGCGCCGTCAAGAGCGGCACGTCCCCGGTGGTCCAGCCCTCCTCCGCCAGCGGCACGAAGAGCGGACAGGCGCGGGCCTTCACCCGCACCCGCGGCCCGCCGGCCTCCAGGGCCCGCTGATACGCGCCGGAGCGGATGGTGCCCGGCGTGCCGATGACGCCCACCCCGCCGCCCCGCGTGCGCGCCAGGGCCGTGGAGGCGCCCGGCTGGATGACGCCCACCACCGGCACCGGCAGCGAGGCCTGCAGCGCGGGCAGCGCGGCCGCGGAGGCCGTGTTGCAGGCCACCACCAGCAGCTTGATGCCACGCTCCAGCAGGAACTCCGCGTTCTTCAGCGAGTAGCGCGTCACCACCTCGCCGGACTTGGTGCCGTAGGGCACGCGCGCGGTGTCGCCCAGGTACACCGTGCTCTCGTGGGGGAGGTGGGCCATCAGGGCCTTGAGGACCGTGAGCCCGCCGATGCCGGAATCGAATACGCCGATGGGGTTGTGGCTGCCTTGCCGCATGTCCCGTGTCCCTATCACGTTTGATGCCAGCGCCAGGGCCCACCCCCGCAAGCACGAAGGGCCGAGGCACCTGGCCCCAGCCCTTCTGTTCACCCCACGAACGGGTGGGTTCGACTAGTTGGGGAACAGCGACACCAGCAGGGCATTGTTCGGGCCCGGGAACGAGTGGCCCACCACGTCCACGGTGACGCTGTTGGCGACCGAGCGGTACTCGACGCCGTTGTTGGCCCGGGCGAACATCTCCACCTGGTAGCGGCCCGGACGCAGGAACTCGAAGACTACCGGCGCGTCGTTGCAGCCGTGCACGTCACCGACGATGCCGTACACGAGCTCCCCGGTGAAGACGTCGCGGAAGTTGATGGCCACGTCGCTGATGCCCGCCTGCGAGCAGCTCAGCGCGGAACCACCGGCGCGCAGCTCCCACTTGATGGACGCGCCGCCAATCACCCACAGCGAGGCCAGCACGTTCGCCGAGCCACTCGACGGCACCGAGAACGAACCGGTGTAGTAGTACCAGGGGTTGTTCTGTGCATCGACCGCCACCAGCTGCAGGTCGTGGTTGCCCACGCCCAGGTTGGTGTTGGTGATGGTGGCCCCCGCGCTGCCCGCCGAGCAGGAGAAGCGCTCCCACGGCCCACCGTCGATGCGAATCTCCACGTGCGTCACACCCGCCTGGCTGCAGTTGAAGCGGCTCGGCCCGTCCTGGAACTCCCAGCCCAGCGTCACGCCGGTGGCGGTGGTGCGCATCGAGCCGATGTACGAAGTCGGCGCGCCGTAGTGGGTGGTCAGCCGGCCGGAGTGCTCGTAGACGACGCGCAGCCGGGAGTCGAGCGCGACCATGATGACGTTGTGCTCACCCGGGTCCACGTACAGCGACTTGATGGCGTTGCCGTTGCTGCCGGCCTCGCAGTCGAAGCGGCCCCACTCGCTGTTGTCGATGCGCACGTCCACGTAGCGCACGCCGGCCGAGTTGCAGCTCGCGTTCCCCGGGAACTGCCACTCGAGGTACGCGTAGGACGGCGGGACGCCCGGCGGCAGCAGGTCGATCTCCACCGTCTGGTCGCCGTTGATGCGGAAGGTGCCGCTGCCCTCGTACAGCACCTCGTCGACGTAGCTGACCGCCTCCAACTGGAAGCTGTAGGTGCCCGGCTGGAAGCGGTGCAGGACGATGCCGTCGAAGCCATTGGCGCGGCACGGGTAGCGGCCATCGTTCTCCAGGCGCTCGCCCGGGATGTAGATGTTCACGCCCCGGACATCCGGGTCCTCGTCGCAGCGCAGCCCCGCGAGGGTCCAACGGAATGTCACGTCACCTTCGTAGGCGGGCTCGTCGTGGATGATACAGCCGGAGGAGACCGCCGCCAGGCAGAGGAATGCAACCAGCAGTCGGGAGTTCATGGGGGGCAACCTGTCTTGGGGTGATGAGGTGTTCGGCCCGTTTCAGTCACCTCGGACGACCCCTCCCGGGAATTATTCACCGGCACGGCCAATCCACTTCAAGCAGCCGGGCTTGCCCCGTTTGTTTGACCCAGTTGTAGCGGAGTGTTACGCGCTCCACCCCATGACGCCCCACCTGCCCCTGGCGCTCGGCGCCATGAACTACGTGGAGATCATCCGCGACGCGTCCTTCATCGAGCTGGCTGTCCTGCTGCTCCTGATGGGCGTCTCCGTGGCCTCCTGGGCCCTCATCGCGATGAAGGCCACCCAGCTCGCCAAGGCTCGCGCACAGTCTCTCACCTTCCTCGACACCTTCTGGAAGGCCTCCCGGCTGGAGGCCATCTACCAGACAGCCCAGAAGCTGGACGCCTCACCGCTCTCCAAGGTCTTCTGTGCGGGCTACGAGGAGCTGACCAAGCTGGCGCAGGCCAAGGAAGGCGGCGCCGAGGGCGCCATGGCGGAGCGGCTGGGCGGAATCGAGAACGTGGAGCGTGCGCTGATGCGGGCCTCCACGTCGCAAATCACGGAGCTGGAGGCCCGCGTGTCGTTCCTGGGCACGGTGGGCGCGGCGTCGCCCTTCGTC belongs to Myxococcus fulvus and includes:
- a CDS encoding cell division protein FtsX, yielding MSALAKTRYFWRSAAVGLKHSPFVHFIAVTTIAIALFSAGLARGGARVLDNLLASLGGEVEVTVYLAPELGQDEAHGVRARVEALSQGQVTLVPPDAALARLRTELGDLGEALSELPENPLPAALELRVPPAQRTPEALQALAKQLRELPGVSGVDYGEQAVERLTAIARALSFGAMVAFVVVLGATVVIVAATLQLAIYSRREEIEIQKLVGATDRFVKAPFLLEGLLQGLLGAGVALLGLWAFGKLVGPTLGSLFAFLLGPGVAAPWVEPRLVLELVGAGCGLGLGGSFVAVGRFLRV
- a CDS encoding SLC13 family permease, whose product is MSEEPATRRATTGQWVGRFAGPLAAALIYGVPSGLHTLPGLDHRPAAAAAVAAWMALWWFTEAVPMAWTAVLPVVLFPLLGVFDTDSVAVAAGRSVLPFLDPYIFLFMGGMALGAGMEQWGLHRRIALLIMRAVGTGPQRLLFGMLAATAAVSLWISNTATAVMMVPIGMALLTQLRASEGRPLEHFGAALMLAVAYGSNIGGIGTKIGSPTNSVFAGVVSRRLGTDVGFVEYMVAALPFVILFLPVTWAVLWRWARKDRMGPGQGGDVIARELAQLGPMSRGERTVGVVFLVAAVLWIFGDPLRALLAPGVARAFDGFKLGGKHYEAAVALVGAVTLLVLGRLSVAALRRVPWDTLLLLGGGFALAAGIEASGLASWMTSRLSGLESLPGLVQYGTVASATILLSAIASNTATTNVMLNVLPASRSLLAVSTFAASCDFALPAGTPPNAIVFGSGVVRLPVMMRTGVLLDVLAALLLTVYGVTWVRWVLP
- a CDS encoding S41 family peptidase; the protein is MTRLSQPWRAALAALLLVSGPSAAQEKKDAGGSRPPGKAERAEKDDATYRQLETFARVLSYVENNYVEPPDRERLVYGAIQGMLDTLDPHTVFMPPDVFREMKIDTSGEWGGLGIEIARKNDRIVVVAPIDDTPAARAGLKAGDELVGIDGESTRGMDVGRAMQKMRGPAGGRVLLTIQRQGFTAPREIAIIRDHIRIVSVEGALYGGIGHVKVKNFQERTDQYLRKELDRLRGLNGGKELRGLVLDLRNNPGGLLDQAVAVSDRFLPGNLPIVSTRGRDGRNSTEERSKERDTEKNYPVVVLVNAGSASASEIVAGALQDHGRATLIGTPTFGKGSVQTVIELEDGSGLKLTIARYYTPKGRSIQERGITPDYVVPDEAGGKPGREAPREKDLQRHFRAEGSDEAVSQASTLKGPPENLVPWDVAAQLKDPPLKVALEYLNGLSAPGGRPPARAEGR
- a CDS encoding PEGA domain-containing protein, with protein sequence MRPSSNRAMHAALSGWLVGMLAVGPAAAQSSLPLRLTPRAVPSAAPSSVTVVAIPLDATARTEAARLAYWAEQSVARSGRLELVRLSEALDAQGRAEREAKAAEGAQAMKDGQAAYDELDTQKALERFDVAAKAFEAGDLSRGFGDFVRARVMKAASQVANGENAAAQLEIRAVLAVDPRAQFSSNFFPPDEMAFVDKERKAALAGSTVALTVRTEPVPAQVYVDGQFRGVSPVSLSGLTAADHFVTVMAPGYELEQRRAREGETALTLTPSASQRALQAITERIVRKPDGAERDVALRELGALAGVSQVLALLVQGGTGTAPVQVTGLRLDVTDGHNLGYAVGSVPVGEAMATGSDTFLSSLVGADTARLAGNKPVTHFSSGGGSNRKTMGYVLMATGVALLAGGIYFGMEASSKEDDFRRAPQTSPRAKDFKDTGKTYALVADIGLVTGLVSAGLGSYFAFAGGGGGSSSSSPSKASATPSRSRATPPPSKAAPAKSESLDMPPPPKGTKQVSEPLPMPPPPSKTTTPAPAKTTPAPQATEPAPAPPPARDTKRSRDEDAAQREEELKKRREEVERQRRELEERRKQEEADAEAKRKRDEEEKRKRDEEEKKKRPSIDEDDLRNY
- a CDS encoding murein hydrolase activator EnvC family protein, translating into MSRVLVLAVGLVLLGLPARAQKLEEAEQSALREKLAAQRATLALVEAKKLTVLEGLELMEEMVAFSRRRVRALEADLSVFRKRVILAEREEVLLREALRVQLRRLSPRLRTLYRVMRRRPLEVLLSAEDFSALVWRARALEASMAGDLDLLRGVQRVAHLQRQSTLELKRLQTSLATRVTFLQEQERLARAQHEALEEVVGSLAGEAELARRAVKELEQADAELAQVVRELKEAPATHGFGALKGKLPSPTRGIVEVGFGKVVNPRFNTITVQKGLDIRAASGTPVIAVADGTVVYAGSLRGYGNLLILDHGDGYHTLMAHLSSVTPEVGAPVVAGELVGEVGDTGSLKGSYLYFEVRKAGQAVDPAPWLTPTP
- a CDS encoding alpha/beta fold hydrolase; translated protein: MDLMGGMQKVMRRVLVARGVQSSTVDVGGQSVHFYSLKGQGKGPPVVLVHGLGGSANGFGRTFFGLSKRFSRVVAPDLPGHGFSVQYCGGQVCVRNQFEVLRAFVEQEVKAPAYVVGNSLGGAMSVNLAAESPQWVRALALVAPAGAELPVEESTALLNAFKLGTPAEARAFTRRLFHQAPLPALLLATELRRFYDTPTVKALTAEALESRLSLSPEAVGKLSMPVLFLWGGSERLLPSRSLDWFRSHLPAHAQVKVVQGFGHVPQMERPDELVSHLVRFADASGL